In one window of Paraflavitalea soli DNA:
- a CDS encoding winged helix-turn-helix transcriptional regulator translates to MYIKKTTPTLTCGLDLVGEVLYGKWKIRILWFIHIGNLRPSELQRKIPDVTRRVLNVQLKELEDHELVAKTIFPVLPPKVEYHLTDFGESLIPLIQSIGLWGDEHQERLRRVILKHNGESSGEFDNAYVEDNTPVRVALSRQQANDSIEK, encoded by the coding sequence ATGTACATAAAAAAGACTACACCGACGCTCACTTGTGGACTTGATCTTGTTGGTGAAGTATTGTATGGCAAATGGAAGATCCGTATTCTTTGGTTCATCCATATAGGCAACTTGCGGCCAAGTGAACTTCAGCGGAAAATTCCGGATGTAACGAGACGGGTGCTGAATGTGCAACTGAAGGAACTTGAAGATCATGAATTGGTTGCTAAAACGATCTTTCCGGTATTGCCTCCAAAGGTGGAATACCATCTTACAGACTTCGGCGAATCTCTTATCCCCTTAATTCAATCCATTGGCCTTTGGGGCGATGAGCACCAGGAGCGGCTACGCAGGGTTATTTTAAAGCACAATGGGGAATCATCAGGTGAATTTGATAACGCTTATGTGGAAGATAATACGCCAGTTCGCGTGGCTTTGTCTCGTCAACAAGCTAACGAT
- a CDS encoding SDR family oxidoreductase, with translation MEQQFNYSNELSGKIALVTGGTKGAGKAIAERLNAAGATVVITARTKSEQPDAELYFIPADLTKAEDAQKVISEVLSTYGRLDILVNNLGASSTPAGGFSALNDEDWISTLQANLLAPVRLDRGFLPQMIDRKSGVIIHIASIQGKLPLYDSTLPYAASKAGLINYSKSLSNEVTPKGVRVLTVSPGWINTTASIAWLGEIARNANSTVEEAQQSVMDALGGIPYGRPAEPEEVAELVGFLVSPRANYLTGTNFVIDGGTVPTI, from the coding sequence ATGGAACAGCAATTCAATTACAGCAACGAATTATCCGGTAAGATAGCCTTAGTAACAGGAGGCACAAAGGGGGCGGGAAAAGCAATCGCAGAACGCTTAAACGCCGCTGGTGCAACAGTAGTTATTACCGCAAGGACCAAATCCGAACAGCCAGATGCAGAACTTTATTTTATTCCTGCTGACCTCACCAAGGCAGAGGATGCGCAAAAAGTAATTAGCGAAGTACTGTCAACTTATGGCAGGCTGGATATTCTGGTAAACAACCTTGGTGCTTCATCAACACCCGCCGGTGGTTTTTCGGCATTGAATGATGAGGATTGGATATCAACCCTACAAGCTAATTTACTTGCTCCTGTCAGGCTTGATAGGGGATTTTTACCTCAAATGATCGATCGGAAAAGTGGTGTTATTATTCACATTGCTTCCATCCAGGGCAAATTGCCGCTATACGATTCTACCTTGCCGTATGCTGCTTCAAAAGCCGGATTAATCAATTACAGTAAAAGTTTATCAAATGAAGTTACGCCAAAAGGTGTCCGCGTGCTGACTGTTTCGCCAGGCTGGATAAATACAACCGCATCGATAGCCTGGTTGGGCGAGATTGCAAGAAATGCAAATAGTACTGTAGAAGAAGCGCAGCAAAGTGTCATGGATGCATTGGGTGGAATACCTTACGGCAGACCCGCCGAACCGGAAGAAGTAGCCGAATTGGTTGGCTTTTTAGTTTCACCAAGAGCCAATTACTTAACAGGAACAAATTTTGTCATCGACGGCGGAACGGTACCGACTATTTAA
- a CDS encoding nuclear transport factor 2 family protein: MELPQLVAQFVETQNTYDSEAYITCFTETATVHDEGKTYTGKEEIRQWIEHANEQYKSFMQPLKYEETGSNGLLTAEVSGTFPGSPIVLQFHMVLKYNLIDSLKVTG; encoded by the coding sequence ATGGAATTACCACAATTAGTAGCGCAATTTGTAGAGACGCAGAACACTTACGACAGCGAGGCTTACATAACCTGCTTCACCGAAACCGCCACCGTTCATGACGAAGGCAAGACGTACACGGGCAAAGAAGAGATACGCCAATGGATCGAACATGCGAATGAGCAATATAAATCCTTCATGCAACCTCTCAAGTATGAGGAAACCGGATCAAACGGATTGCTGACCGCTGAGGTGTCCGGTACATTCCCTGGAAGCCCCATAGTATTGCAATTTCATATGGTGCTGAAGTACAATCTCATCGATTCTTTAAAAGTAACCGGATAA
- a CDS encoding Crp/Fnr family transcriptional regulator, with protein sequence MFEVFANYLRVNGGLTDEDLKLVEAVTIPKRIRKRQYLLQEGDVSRFNTFITKGCLRLYHVGNDGAEHILRFAVEDWWISDYESYHSGLPSKFNIDALEDSELLLIEKERFDTLCETIPRFRKLREKLDNKNFEITQNRILSNISESTEEKYNNFVNMCPHIYNRVPLHMLASFLGVSRETLSRMRQQQQKKTG encoded by the coding sequence ATGTTCGAAGTTTTTGCCAACTACCTGAGGGTGAATGGAGGGTTGACCGATGAAGATCTGAAACTTGTAGAGGCGGTAACGATACCAAAGCGGATTCGTAAACGTCAGTATTTACTACAGGAAGGTGATGTCAGTCGTTTTAATACATTTATTACCAAAGGATGCCTTCGATTGTACCACGTAGGCAACGACGGTGCCGAACATATCCTTCGATTTGCCGTAGAAGATTGGTGGATCAGTGATTATGAAAGTTATCATTCCGGTCTTCCCTCTAAATTTAATATCGATGCGTTGGAAGACAGTGAGCTGTTGCTGATTGAAAAAGAAAGGTTCGATACCTTGTGTGAAACGATTCCCCGGTTTAGAAAACTCAGGGAAAAATTAGACAATAAAAATTTCGAAATAACCCAAAACAGGATCCTTAGCAATATCAGTGAAAGTACCGAAGAGAAATACAACAATTTCGTTAACATGTGCCCGCATATATACAACCGCGTTCCGTTGCATATGCTCGCTTCTTTTCTGGGTGTATCCCGCGAAACCTTAAGTCGGATGAGGCAACAGCAACAAAAGAAAACAGGATGA
- a CDS encoding glucose 1-dehydrogenase yields MKLKDKVTVVTGGNSGIGFGIAASFSKEGANGAITGRNQQTIDKSVEQLGTNFIGLKGDVTNLDDLELIFKETFSKFGKIDALVVNAGGVVDGTPMGSVADVGEDGFDKYMDLNLKSVYFTVQKALPYLNDGSSIILIGSTAAHRAAPGMSIYSAAKAAVVSFAKGFSLDLLARRIRVNVLSPGSIDTPVFDKFSPAGQVDLVKQVWVNQIPVGRLGQPADIGKAAVFLASDESTFIVGSELLVDGGMTNISLMK; encoded by the coding sequence ATGAAATTAAAAGACAAAGTAACTGTGGTTACCGGCGGTAACAGCGGTATCGGTTTCGGCATAGCTGCTTCCTTTAGTAAGGAAGGGGCAAATGGTGCTATCACCGGAAGAAACCAGCAAACAATAGACAAGTCTGTTGAGCAATTGGGAACAAATTTTATTGGACTTAAGGGTGATGTAACAAATCTGGATGACCTGGAACTGATCTTTAAAGAAACGTTCAGCAAGTTTGGTAAGATTGATGCATTGGTGGTCAATGCAGGTGGCGTGGTGGATGGCACGCCAATGGGATCGGTGGCGGATGTAGGAGAAGATGGATTTGATAAGTACATGGACCTGAATCTGAAAAGCGTCTACTTCACGGTTCAAAAGGCGCTACCGTATTTAAATGACGGTAGTTCGATTATCTTAATAGGCTCTACAGCCGCTCATCGGGCGGCCCCGGGCATGTCTATCTACAGCGCCGCTAAAGCTGCTGTAGTTTCCTTCGCAAAAGGGTTTTCACTGGATCTGTTAGCCCGTAGGATCAGGGTGAACGTGCTTTCGCCCGGTAGTATCGATACGCCGGTTTTTGACAAATTCTCCCCTGCCGGGCAGGTTGACCTGGTTAAACAGGTCTGGGTGAACCAGATCCCTGTGGGCCGGCTTGGGCAACCTGCTGACATCGGAAAGGCAGCTGTATTTCTCGCGTCTGACGAATCAACCTTTATTGTGGGCAGCGAGCTGTTGGTGGATGGCGGCATGACAAATATCAGTCTGATGAAATAA
- a CDS encoding ELWxxDGT repeat protein — MRKKPCTLLATMLFLSIYSSAQQFSLVKDINTTSNTTGAGPTYITNVNGTVYFSANMPTTGNELWKSDGTAAGTVLIKDIYPGTSSSGLQNLTNVNGILYFTASDGVSGTELWKSDGTEAGTVLVKDINPGANDGGVSVLTNINGTLFFNATDGVNGAELWKSDGTAAGTVMVKDINPGSANSSPQSLANVNGVLYFVANNGVNGAELWKSDGSAAGTMLVKDIYTGIYGSTPNYLTNVNGTLFFQAEDGTNGIELWKSNGTAAGTVLVKDIYTGTNSGMSGLLTNVNGLLFFRANNGVNGTELWKSDGTAAGTVVVKDIYPGASSSAPTNLTNVNGTLFFAATDGTNGVELWKSDGAAAGTVLVKDIYPGTNSSSPLNLTKVNSALFFTANNGTNGIELWKSDGTAAGTVLVKDIFTGSSPSNLIYLTDVNGALFCRASDGSTGNELWKSDGTAAGTLLVKDIYAGTKSSSPQLLTVVNSTLFFKVTDEINGMELWKSDGTAGGTVMVKDINPGAGNADVAYLANMNGTLYFTAFDGTNGFELWKSDGSAAGTVMIKDIYAGGSSGSPRFFTYINGTVFFWATDAANGSELWKTDGTAAGTVLVKDICPGPVGSSPGSLINVNGVLYFTATDGTNGVELWKSDGTAAGTVLVKDIYPGANGGWPQHLTNLNGTLFFQAMDPAYGPELWKSDGTTAGTVMVKDIYPGLPGANCSFLTNINGTLYFSALTAIGYELWKSDGTETGTVLVKDIVPGGGSSYPQNFVEVNGTVFFTGVDDGNVNWELWKTDGTDAGTVLVKEILPGSNGSSPGYLTAVGDKLVFQANDGIHGMEVWSSNGTGAGTSLLQDIVNPGGSGIGNFVVAGTKIFAVATTEEYSTELYVADIASILPLHFLEFNGRMINDEASLTWKTENEENTNKFIIERSVDGRNFKPVGEVMAYNTSGRHQYNFTDPAVTNLSVNRVHYRLKQVDKDARFIYSKTVMLPLKGKTGMLIYPNPVKDILNLTVKTTQIGQLKIEIIDNSGRLMKQEVKNILPGSNSFSIQTKELTAGVYQLIIKGETIYEIEHFIKQ, encoded by the coding sequence ATGAGAAAAAAGCCCTGTACCCTGCTGGCAACGATGTTGTTCTTAAGTATTTATTCCTCTGCCCAGCAATTCTCATTGGTTAAAGATATTAATACCACGAGCAATACCACGGGCGCTGGGCCCACGTACATCACCAATGTGAACGGCACGGTATATTTTTCAGCCAATATGCCCACTACCGGCAACGAATTATGGAAAAGCGATGGCACAGCGGCAGGTACCGTATTGATAAAAGACATTTACCCGGGAACAAGCAGCAGCGGACTGCAAAATTTAACCAATGTAAACGGCATATTGTATTTTACAGCCAGCGATGGAGTGAGTGGCACTGAGCTCTGGAAAAGTGATGGCACTGAAGCAGGTACAGTATTGGTAAAAGATATTAATCCCGGCGCAAATGACGGCGGCGTAAGTGTTTTAACCAATATAAATGGTACTTTGTTTTTCAATGCTACTGACGGAGTAAATGGCGCTGAGCTCTGGAAAAGCGATGGCACTGCGGCAGGCACCGTAATGGTAAAAGATATTAATCCTGGTTCAGCCAATAGCTCGCCGCAAAGTTTAGCCAATGTAAATGGTGTTTTATACTTCGTGGCAAATAATGGGGTCAATGGCGCCGAACTTTGGAAAAGCGACGGCTCTGCTGCCGGTACAATGTTGGTAAAAGACATTTACACGGGAATATATGGTAGTACCCCCAACTATTTAACCAATGTAAACGGTACACTTTTTTTCCAGGCAGAAGATGGCACTAACGGTATCGAACTTTGGAAAAGCAATGGCACAGCGGCAGGTACGGTATTGGTAAAAGACATTTACACGGGCACCAACAGCGGCATGTCAGGCCTTTTAACAAATGTGAATGGCTTATTATTTTTTAGAGCCAATAACGGAGTGAATGGAACTGAACTTTGGAAAAGCGATGGCACTGCCGCAGGTACCGTAGTGGTAAAAGATATTTACCCGGGAGCAAGCAGCAGCGCACCGACAAATTTAACCAATGTAAACGGTACATTGTTTTTTGCTGCTACTGATGGAACAAATGGCGTAGAGCTTTGGAAAAGTGATGGCGCTGCTGCCGGTACAGTATTGGTAAAAGATATTTACCCGGGCACAAACAGCAGCTCACCCCTAAATTTAACTAAGGTAAACAGCGCACTGTTTTTCACTGCGAATAATGGAACGAATGGCATAGAGCTTTGGAAAAGCGACGGCACTGCTGCCGGTACGGTATTGGTAAAAGATATCTTTACGGGAAGCTCTCCCTCAAACCTGATTTACTTAACGGATGTAAATGGGGCATTGTTTTGCCGCGCCTCTGATGGAAGCACGGGCAATGAATTGTGGAAAAGTGATGGTACTGCAGCGGGTACGTTATTGGTGAAAGATATTTATGCAGGAACCAAAAGCAGTTCCCCGCAGCTCTTAACAGTAGTTAATAGCACTTTATTCTTCAAAGTAACAGATGAAATTAACGGCATGGAGTTATGGAAGAGTGATGGAACTGCCGGGGGAACAGTTATGGTAAAAGACATTAACCCGGGGGCAGGCAACGCTGATGTTGCTTACCTCGCTAATATGAATGGAACGCTATACTTCACCGCTTTTGATGGCACAAATGGGTTCGAGCTGTGGAAGAGCGATGGATCCGCAGCCGGCACCGTTATGATAAAAGATATTTATGCAGGTGGAAGCAGCGGAAGTCCCCGTTTTTTTACATATATAAATGGGACCGTGTTTTTCTGGGCAACTGATGCAGCTAATGGCAGTGAACTATGGAAAACGGATGGCACTGCCGCAGGCACCGTGTTGGTAAAAGATATTTGTCCCGGACCCGTAGGCAGCAGCCCGGGAAGCTTAATCAATGTAAACGGAGTTTTGTATTTCACGGCTACTGATGGAACAAATGGTGTAGAGCTTTGGAAAAGTGATGGCACTGCAGCCGGTACAGTATTGGTGAAAGATATTTACCCGGGAGCTAATGGCGGTTGGCCACAACATTTAACCAATTTAAATGGCACTTTATTTTTCCAGGCTATGGACCCAGCTTATGGACCCGAATTATGGAAAAGCGATGGCACAACAGCTGGTACCGTTATGGTAAAGGATATTTATCCCGGTTTGCCCGGTGCTAATTGTTCATTTCTTACGAATATCAATGGTACACTTTACTTTTCGGCGCTTACAGCTATCGGCTATGAACTTTGGAAAAGTGATGGCACCGAAACAGGCACCGTGTTGGTAAAAGACATCGTTCCGGGAGGAGGAAGCAGCTATCCGCAAAATTTTGTGGAAGTAAACGGAACTGTATTTTTTACGGGCGTCGATGATGGCAATGTCAACTGGGAATTATGGAAAACCGATGGAACTGATGCAGGAACGGTGCTGGTAAAAGAAATTTTGCCCGGTAGCAACGGTTCTTCTCCCGGTTATTTAACAGCCGTAGGCGACAAGCTTGTTTTCCAGGCAAATGACGGCATTCATGGTATGGAAGTATGGAGTAGCAATGGCACGGGGGCGGGTACCTCGTTATTACAGGATATAGTAAATCCCGGTGGCAGTGGAATTGGAAACTTTGTGGTGGCCGGAACAAAAATATTTGCTGTGGCAACTACTGAGGAATACAGCACTGAATTGTATGTGGCTGATATTGCAAGCATCCTTCCGCTTCATTTTTTGGAATTCAACGGCCGGATGATAAATGATGAGGCCTCGCTCACCTGGAAAACTGAAAACGAAGAGAATACTAATAAGTTTATTATTGAAAGAAGTGTGGATGGAAGGAATTTTAAACCTGTTGGAGAAGTAATGGCTTACAATACATCCGGCAGGCATCAATACAACTTTACTGACCCCGCAGTTACCAATCTTTCCGTAAACAGGGTTCATTACCGGCTTAAGCAGGTAGATAAAGATGCAAGGTTTATTTATTCCAAAACGGTAATGTTGCCGCTAAAAGGAAAAACCGGCATGTTAATTTATCCTAACCCGGTAAAAGATATACTGAACTTAACAGTGAAAACCACACAAATTGGACAATTGAAAATTGAAATTATTGATAACAGCGGCAGGTTAATGAAACAGGAAGTAAAAAATATTTTACCCGGCAGCAACAGTTTCAGCATTCAAACAAAAGAGCTTACCGCAGGAGTATATCAATTAATAATAAAAGGTGAAACCATTTATGAAATAGAACATTTTATAAAGCAATAA
- a CDS encoding family 43 glycosylhydrolase: MKIRIVSVIAALSIYVGGSAVAQIGKPFIHDPSTIAQSDGKYYTFGTGGGGLISDDGWTWNGGAVRPGGGAAPDVLKIGDRYLVTYGATGGGLFGGHNGKILTMWNKTLDPKSPDFKYSDPIVVASSDGIEDNDAIDPSLFLDPATGKLWLTYGTYFGYIRLVELDPKTGKRVAGNKALNIAIDCEATDLIYRDGWYYLLGTHGTCCDGPNSTYNIVAGRSKKVTGPYVDNIGREMLKGGGKLVVAAGDRLIGPGHFGRTVLGDGIEKMSCHYEADLNQGGRSVLGIRPLLWKNGWPVAGDNLKEGTYEIASERRGYALQIDVDFTRMAGVARGFNRNNDEPVKSIPSQELADVINNWPTGNIGVTTGDYMFRPHQKWAITAVPGVGGYLGGPYYKITIAGTGRALAATADAEVITVPEFTGGPEQLWMIDQLTDGTYRIMPKAMPNSKEQLALVSFGDSTPTLAKFDRKSDNCKWDLRTH; the protein is encoded by the coding sequence ATGAAGATCAGAATAGTAAGCGTTATAGCTGCGCTTTCGATATATGTCGGCGGGTCAGCCGTTGCACAAATTGGCAAACCATTTATACATGACCCTTCTACCATCGCACAATCGGATGGGAAATATTACACCTTTGGTACGGGTGGTGGCGGCCTGATATCCGATGATGGCTGGACATGGAACGGCGGCGCCGTGCGCCCGGGCGGCGGGGCCGCACCCGATGTATTAAAAATTGGCGACCGCTATCTTGTTACTTATGGTGCGACCGGCGGCGGGCTGTTCGGAGGGCATAATGGAAAGATATTGACCATGTGGAATAAAACGCTTGACCCAAAGTCGCCCGATTTCAAATATTCGGACCCTATAGTAGTTGCTTCATCCGATGGCATCGAAGATAATGATGCGATCGACCCCAGTCTTTTTCTCGACCCGGCCACCGGAAAGCTATGGTTAACTTACGGTACTTATTTTGGATACATCCGCCTGGTGGAACTTGACCCCAAAACAGGTAAGCGGGTAGCGGGCAATAAGGCCTTGAATATCGCCATTGATTGTGAAGCCACAGACCTGATCTACCGCGATGGATGGTACTACCTGTTAGGTACACATGGCACTTGCTGCGACGGGCCGAACTCCACGTATAATATTGTTGCCGGGCGCTCCAAAAAAGTGACCGGTCCTTATGTTGATAACATCGGCAGGGAAATGTTAAAGGGCGGTGGTAAACTGGTTGTGGCGGCCGGCGACAGGCTTATCGGCCCCGGTCATTTCGGTCGTACGGTTTTGGGAGACGGCATTGAAAAAATGTCCTGCCATTATGAAGCCGACCTGAACCAGGGTGGCCGAAGCGTGCTTGGCATCCGCCCCTTGCTATGGAAAAACGGATGGCCCGTTGCGGGCGATAACCTCAAAGAAGGAACATACGAAATAGCCTCTGAAAGACGGGGATATGCCCTGCAAATAGACGTTGATTTTACCCGGATGGCAGGCGTAGCGCGCGGCTTTAACCGCAACAACGATGAGCCGGTAAAATCTATTCCCTCACAGGAGTTGGCGGACGTAATAAACAATTGGCCAACCGGGAACATTGGTGTAACAACAGGCGACTATATGTTCCGCCCGCATCAGAAGTGGGCCATTACAGCCGTTCCCGGCGTGGGCGGCTACCTTGGGGGACCTTATTATAAAATAACGATAGCAGGAACAGGCAGGGCATTAGCGGCTACTGCAGACGCAGAAGTGATAACAGTACCTGAATTTACCGGTGGGCCTGAGCAATTATGGATGATAGATCAATTGACGGATGGAACATACCGTATCATGCCTAAAGCAATGCCCAACTCGAAAGAGCAGCTAGCACTGGTATCCTTTGGGGACAGTACGCCGACATTAGCTAAGTTTGATAGGAAGAGCGATAACTGTAAATGGGATCTCAGGACGCATTAA
- a CDS encoding IPT/TIG domain-containing protein: protein MKLQPPKTYAFILLLLCTSTFYACKDKEMVGGGHDPSKATLFTDFSPRKGAVRTRLYIYGDNFGTDISMIRVYIGNKEIKVAGSNGKQIYCWVPGQTVTGKVRVVIKEGADSVEHTFTDPFTYINSTTVGTLLGNVDELGNSSIVDGTFEEARFSYPGWVSYEPETNVLFVTELDRAVRRVDLNARTVSTLVTNGQASFTKMQTTTLSANKDTLFLGDDNGNLTARTKVAVAYTLRSENYRRVHPYIYDPACYSTAPHPVTNEMFYNGYQGVSIKKAIPDAVTGDLNPKLLFLVGGSTNSNSLIFFHPTGNYAYIVLPTRIYKSIYNWNTRELEPPILFAGSATAGDVDAIGTSARIRKAYQGVFVKNPTYTGQADEYDYYFCDQTNQSIRILTPTGVVSTFAGKGSPTPDGSVRGYIDGDPRTEARFADPSGIDYDPVRKIFYIAERDNKRIRTISVE from the coding sequence ATGAAATTGCAACCCCCGAAAACCTATGCGTTTATTTTGTTGCTGCTTTGTACAAGTACCTTCTATGCTTGCAAAGACAAGGAAATGGTAGGCGGCGGACATGATCCCTCCAAAGCTACCCTTTTTACAGATTTCTCACCCAGGAAAGGCGCCGTCAGAACACGCCTCTACATTTACGGAGATAATTTTGGTACAGATATTTCCATGATCCGTGTATATATCGGCAACAAAGAGATCAAGGTTGCCGGATCGAATGGAAAACAAATATACTGTTGGGTGCCCGGCCAAACGGTTACCGGCAAAGTACGGGTAGTTATAAAGGAAGGTGCAGATTCAGTGGAACATACCTTTACGGACCCCTTCACGTACATCAATAGTACCACGGTCGGCACGCTGCTGGGCAATGTAGACGAACTGGGGAACTCCTCCATCGTAGACGGCACCTTTGAAGAAGCCAGGTTCTCCTATCCAGGTTGGGTAAGCTATGAGCCGGAAACCAATGTATTGTTTGTAACAGAGCTGGACCGGGCAGTAAGGCGGGTAGACCTGAACGCCAGAACGGTGTCTACACTGGTGACCAATGGGCAGGCTTCCTTCACCAAGATGCAAACTACCACACTCAGTGCCAATAAAGACACCTTGTTCCTGGGCGATGATAACGGTAATCTTACTGCCAGAACCAAGGTAGCAGTAGCCTACACCCTGCGTTCGGAAAACTACCGCCGTGTACATCCTTATATCTACGATCCCGCCTGCTATTCCACCGCTCCACATCCTGTCACCAATGAAATGTTCTACAATGGGTACCAGGGCGTAAGTATCAAGAAAGCCATCCCGGATGCGGTCACCGGGGATCTTAACCCCAAACTGCTGTTCCTGGTAGGAGGCAGCACCAATAGCAATTCACTGATCTTTTTCCATCCCACGGGCAACTATGCCTATATCGTGTTGCCTACCCGCATCTATAAGAGCATCTACAACTGGAATACGCGGGAGCTGGAACCTCCCATTCTCTTTGCAGGAAGCGCTACGGCGGGCGATGTGGATGCCATCGGTACTTCGGCCCGCATCCGCAAGGCTTACCAGGGGGTCTTTGTGAAAAATCCCACTTATACCGGGCAGGCCGATGAGTATGACTATTATTTTTGTGACCAGACCAACCAAAGTATCCGCATATTAACGCCCACCGGGGTGGTCTCCACGTTTGCCGGTAAAGGCAGTCCCACGCCTGACGGAAGTGTAAGAGGTTATATTGACGGTGATCCAAGAACGGAAGCCCGTTTTGCCGACCCTTCGGGTATCGACTATGACCCGGTACGGAAGATCTTCTACATCGCGGAGCGCGACAATAAACGCATTCGTACCATCTCAGTAGAATAA